In Escherichia ruysiae, a genomic segment contains:
- the gntK gene encoding gluconokinase, translating into MSTTNHDHHIYVLMGVSGSGKSAVASEVAHQLHAAFLDGDFLHPRRNIEKMASGEPLNDDDRKPWLQALNDAAFAMQRTNKVSLIVCSALKKHYRDLLRAGNPNLSFIYLKGDFDVIESRLKARKGHFFKTQMLVTQFETLQEPGVDETDVLVVDIDQPLEGVVASTIEVIKKGK; encoded by the coding sequence TTGAGCACGACTAACCATGATCACCACATTTACGTCTTGATGGGCGTATCGGGCAGCGGCAAATCTGCGGTCGCCAGTGAAGTGGCGCATCAACTTCATGCCGCGTTTCTTGATGGCGATTTCCTCCATCCGCGTCGCAATATCGAAAAAATGGCGTCCGGTGAACCGTTGAATGATGACGATCGCAAACCGTGGTTACAGGCACTGAACGACGCCGCGTTTGCCATGCAGCGCACCAATAAAGTGTCGCTGATCGTCTGTTCTGCACTGAAAAAGCACTATCGCGACCTGCTACGCGCGGGTAATCCGAATCTCTCTTTCATCTACCTGAAAGGCGATTTTGATGTGATTGAAAGCCGCCTGAAAGCGCGTAAAGGCCATTTCTTTAAAACCCAAATGCTGGTGACGCAGTTTGAAACGCTGCAGGAACCGGGTGTGGACGAAACCGATGTACTGGTGGTGGATATCGATCAGCCACTGGAAGGTGTTGTGGCAAGCACCATTGAGGTTATTAAAAAAGGCAAATAA
- the gntU gene encoding gluconate transporter, translated as MSTLTLVLTAVGSVLLLLFLVMKARMHAFLALMVVSMGAGLFSGMPLDKIAATMEKGMGGTLGFLAVVVALGAMFGKILHETGAVDQIAVKMLKSFGHSRAHYAIGLAGLVCALPLFFEVAIVLLISVAFSMARHTGTNLVKLVIPLFAGVAAAAAFLLPGPAPMLLASQMNADFGWMILIGLCAAIPGMIIAGPLWGNFISRYVELHIPDDISEPHLGEGKMPSFGFSLSLILLPLVLVGLKTIAARFVPEGSTAYEWFEFIGHPFTAILVACLVAIYGLAMRQGMPKDKVMEICGHALQPAGIILLVIGAGGVFKQVLVDSGVGPALGEALTGMGLPIAITCFVLAAAVRIIQGSATVACLTAVGLVMPVIEQLNYSGAQMAALSICIAGGSIVVSHVNDAGFWLFGKFTGATEAETLKTWTMMETILGTVGAIVGMIAFQLLS; from the coding sequence GTGAGTACATTAACGCTTGTTTTAACAGCAGTAGGGTCTGTTTTACTGCTGCTGTTTTTAGTCATGAAGGCGCGTATGCACGCCTTCCTGGCTTTGATGGTGGTGTCTATGGGGGCTGGCCTTTTTTCCGGTATGCCGCTCGATAAAATCGCAGCGACGATGGAAAAAGGGATGGGAGGCACCCTCGGCTTCCTGGCGGTGGTTGTCGCTCTGGGAGCCATGTTTGGCAAGATCTTACATGAAACCGGCGCAGTCGATCAGATTGCCGTCAAAATGCTCAAATCCTTCGGCCACAGCCGCGCTCATTATGCCATTGGCCTTGCTGGGCTGGTTTGTGCGCTACCGCTGTTCTTTGAAGTGGCGATTGTTCTGCTGATTAGCGTTGCTTTCTCAATGGCGCGCCATACCGGCACGAACCTGGTGAAACTGGTTATCCCGTTATTCGCCGGTGTGGCGGCAGCGGCGGCGTTCTTACTGCCGGGGCCAGCGCCAATGCTGCTGGCATCGCAGATGAACGCCGACTTTGGCTGGATGATCTTGATTGGCCTGTGTGCGGCAATTCCGGGAATGATTATTGCCGGGCCGCTGTGGGGTAATTTCATCAGCCGCTACGTGGAACTGCATATTCCTGACGACATCAGCGAACCGCATCTCGGCGAAGGAAAAATGCCATCTTTCGGATTCAGCCTGTCGCTGATCCTGCTGCCGCTGGTGCTGGTAGGTCTTAAAACCATTGCCGCGCGTTTTGTGCCGGAAGGCTCTACCGCTTATGAATGGTTCGAGTTTATCGGTCATCCGTTTACCGCGATTCTGGTTGCTTGTCTGGTGGCGATTTATGGTCTGGCGATGCGTCAGGGTATGCCGAAAGACAAAGTGATGGAGATTTGCGGTCACGCGCTGCAACCGGCGGGGATCATTCTGCTGGTGATTGGTGCAGGTGGCGTGTTCAAACAGGTACTGGTTGATTCTGGCGTAGGTCCGGCACTGGGCGAAGCGTTAACCGGGATGGGGCTGCCGATTGCTATCACCTGCTTCGTGCTGGCCGCTGCAGTGCGCATCATTCAGGGTTCTGCCACCGTTGCCTGCTTAACGGCGGTGGGACTGGTGATGCCGGTTATTGAACAACTGAACTACTCCGGTGCGCAAATGGCGGCGTTGTCGATTTGTATCGCCGGTGGTTCGATTGTTGTCAGCCACGTTAACGACGCTGGTTTCTGGTTGTTCGGTAAATTTACCGGCGCGACCGAAGCCGAAACGCTGAAAACCTGGACCATGATGGAAACCATCCTTGGCACTGTCGGTGCTATCGTCGGGATGATTGCGTTCCAGCTGTTGAGTTAA
- the yhgN gene encoding NAAT family transporter YhgN has product MNEIISAAVLLILIMDPLGNLPIFMSVLKHTEPKRRRAIMVRELLIALLVMLVFLFAGEKILAFLSLRAETVSISGGIILFLIAIKMIFPSASGNSSGLPAGEEPFIVPLAIPLVAGPTILATLMLLSHQYPNQMGHLVIALLLAWGGTFVILLQSSLFLRLLGEKGVNALERLMGLILVMMATQMFLDGVRMWMKG; this is encoded by the coding sequence ATGAATGAAATCATTTCTGCAGCAGTTTTATTGATCTTGATTATGGATCCGCTCGGAAACCTACCTATTTTCATGTCCGTACTGAAACATACTGAACCGAAAAGACGTCGGGCAATCATGGTGCGAGAGTTGCTTATTGCTCTTCTGGTGATGCTGGTGTTCCTGTTTGCGGGTGAGAAAATTCTGGCATTTCTTAGTCTGCGGGCGGAAACCGTCTCTATTTCTGGCGGCATCATTCTGTTTCTGATTGCCATTAAGATGATTTTCCCCAGCGCCTCGGGAAACAGCAGCGGGCTTCCGGCTGGTGAAGAGCCGTTTATCGTGCCATTAGCCATTCCACTGGTCGCCGGGCCGACGATTCTCGCCACGCTGATGTTGCTGTCTCATCAGTACCCCAATCAGATGGGGCATCTGGTGATTGCCCTGCTGCTGGCCTGGGGCGGCACATTTGTCATCCTGCTGCAGTCATCGCTATTTTTACGTCTGCTGGGCGAGAAAGGGGTGAATGCACTGGAACGCCTGATGGGATTGATTCTGGTGATGATGGCAACCCAGATGTTCCTCGACGGCGTTCGGATGTGGATGAAGGGGTGA
- the asd gene encoding aspartate-semialdehyde dehydrogenase, whose product MKNVGFIGWRGMVGSVLMQRMVEERDFDAIRPVFFSTSQPGQAAPSFGGTTGTLQDAFDLEALQALDIIVTCQGGDYTNEIYPKLRENGWQGYWIDAASSLRMKDDAIIILDPVNQDVITDGLNKGIRTFVGGNCTVSLMLMSLGGLFANDLVDWVSVATYQAASGGGARHMRELLTQMGQLYGHVADELATPSSAILNIERKVTTLTRSGELPVDNFGVPLAGSLIPWIDKQLDNGQSREEWKGQAETNKILNTSSVIPVDGLCVRVGALRCHSQAFTIKLKKDVSIPTVEELLAAHNPWAKVVPNDREITMRELTPAAVTGTLTTPVGRLRKLNMGPEFLSAFTVGDQLLWGAAEPLRRMLRQLA is encoded by the coding sequence ATGAAAAATGTTGGTTTTATCGGCTGGCGCGGTATGGTCGGCTCCGTTCTCATGCAACGCATGGTTGAAGAGCGCGACTTCGACGCCATTCGCCCTGTCTTCTTTTCGACTTCCCAGCCTGGTCAGGCTGCACCGTCCTTTGGCGGTACTACCGGCACACTTCAGGATGCCTTTGATCTGGAGGCGCTGCAGGCCCTCGATATCATCGTAACCTGTCAGGGCGGCGATTATACCAACGAAATCTATCCAAAGCTCCGTGAGAACGGGTGGCAAGGTTACTGGATTGACGCAGCATCGTCTCTGCGCATGAAAGACGACGCCATCATCATCCTTGACCCAGTCAATCAGGACGTCATTACTGACGGATTAAATAAAGGCATCAGGACTTTTGTGGGCGGTAACTGTACCGTAAGCCTGATGTTGATGTCGTTAGGCGGTTTATTCGCCAATGATCTTGTTGATTGGGTTTCCGTTGCAACCTACCAGGCGGCTTCCGGCGGTGGTGCGCGACATATGCGGGAGTTGTTAACCCAGATGGGCCAACTGTATGGTCATGTGGCGGATGAACTCGCAACCCCGTCCTCTGCTATTCTCAATATTGAACGCAAAGTCACGACCTTAACCCGCAGCGGCGAGTTGCCGGTGGATAACTTTGGTGTTCCGCTGGCGGGTAGCCTGATTCCGTGGATCGACAAACAGCTTGATAACGGTCAGAGCCGCGAAGAATGGAAAGGGCAGGCGGAAACTAACAAGATCCTCAACACATCTTCTGTGATTCCGGTAGATGGTTTATGCGTGCGTGTCGGAGCATTGCGCTGCCATAGTCAGGCATTCACCATCAAATTGAAAAAAGATGTATCGATTCCGACCGTGGAAGAACTGCTGGCGGCTCACAATCCGTGGGCGAAAGTCGTACCAAACGATCGGGAAATCACTATGCGTGAGCTAACCCCAGCAGCCGTTACTGGCACGCTGACCACGCCTGTAGGCCGCCTGCGTAAACTGAATATGGGGCCAGAATTTCTGTCAGCCTTTACCGTGGGTGACCAGTTGCTGTGGGGTGCAGCGGAGCCGCTGCGCCGGATGCTTCGTCAACTGGCGTAA
- the glgB gene encoding 1,4-alpha-glucan branching enzyme — protein MSVRIDRDVINALIAGHFADPFSVLGMHKTTAGLEVRALLPDATDVWVIEPKTGRKVAKLECLDSRGFFSGVIPRRKNFFRYQLAVVWHGQQNLIDDPYRFGPLIQEMDAWLLSEGTHLRPYETLGAHADTMDGVTGTRFSVWAPNARRVSVVGQFNYWDGRRHPMRLRKESGIWELFIPGAHNGQLYKYEMIDANGNLRLKSDPYAFEAQMRPETASLICGLPEKVVQTEERKKANQFDAPISIYEVHLGSWRRHTDNNFWLSYRELADQLVPYAKWMGFTHLELLPINEHPFDGSWGYQPTGLYAPTRRFGTRDDFRYFIDAAHAAGLNVILDWVPGHFPTDDFALAEFDGTNLYEHSDPREGYHQDWNTLIYNYGRREVSNFLVGNALYWIERFGIDALRVDAVASMIYRDYSRKEGEWIPNEFGGRENLEAIEFLRNTNRIIGEQVPGAVTMAEESTDFPGVSRPQDIGGLGFWYKWNLGWMHDTLDYMKLDPVYRQYHHDKLTFGMLYNYTENFVLPLSHDEVVHGKKSILDRMPGDAWQKFANLRAYYAWMWAFPGKKLLFMGNEFAQGREWNHDASLDWHLLEGGDNWHHGVQRLVRDLNHTYRYHKALHELDFDAYGFEWLVVDDHERSVLIFVRRDKEGNEIIVASNFTPVPRHDYRFGINQPGKWREILNTDSMHYHGSNTGNGGAVHSDEIASHGRQHSLSLTLPPLATIWLVREG, from the coding sequence ATGTCCGTTCGTATCGATAGAGACGTGATAAACGCGCTAATTGCAGGCCATTTTGCAGACCCATTTTCCGTACTGGGAATGCATAAAACTACAGCAGGACTGGAAGTCCGTGCCCTTTTACCTGACGCCACCGATGTGTGGGTGATTGAACCAAAAACCGGACGCAAAGTCGCTAAACTGGAGTGTCTCGACTCTCGTGGATTCTTCAGCGGCGTCATTCCACGACGTAAGAATTTTTTCCGCTATCAGTTGGCTGTTGTCTGGCATGGTCAGCAGAATCTTATTGATGACCCTTACCGTTTTGGCCCTTTAATTCAGGAAATGGATGCCTGGCTGTTATCTGAAGGTACTCACCTGCGCCCGTATGAAACCTTAGGCGCACACGCAGATACCATGGATGGCGTTACCGGCACGCGTTTTTCTGTCTGGGCACCCAATGCCCGCCGAGTCTCGGTTGTTGGGCAATTCAACTACTGGGATGGTCGTCGTCATCCGATGCGCCTGCGTAAAGAGAGCGGCATCTGGGAACTGTTTATCCCTGGCGCGCACAACGGTCAGCTCTATAAATACGAAATGATTGATGCCAATGGCAATCTGCGTTTGAAGTCTGATCCTTATGCCTTTGAAGCACAGATGCGTCCGGAAACCGCTTCCCTTATTTGCGGACTGCCTGAAAAGGTCGTGCAGACCGAAGAGCGCAAAAAAGCGAATCAGTTTGATGCGCCAATCTCTATCTATGAAGTTCATCTGGGTTCCTGGCGTCGTCACACCGACAACAACTTCTGGTTAAGCTACCGCGAGCTGGCCGATCAACTGGTGCCTTACGCTAAATGGATGGGCTTTACCCATCTCGAACTGCTGCCAATTAACGAACATCCATTCGATGGTAGTTGGGGCTATCAACCGACGGGTCTGTACGCGCCAACTCGCCGTTTTGGTACTCGCGATGACTTCCGCTATTTCATTGATGCCGCACACGCAGCCGGTTTGAACGTTATTCTTGACTGGGTGCCGGGGCACTTCCCGACTGATGACTTTGCACTTGCCGAATTTGACGGAACAAATCTGTATGAACACAGCGATCCGCGCGAAGGCTATCATCAGGACTGGAACACGCTGATCTACAACTATGGTCGCCGTGAAGTCAGTAACTTCCTTGTCGGTAACGCGCTGTACTGGATTGAACGTTTTGGTATTGATGCGCTGCGTGTCGATGCGGTGGCGTCGATGATTTATCGCGACTACAGCCGTAAAGAGGGCGAGTGGATCCCCAACGAGTTTGGTGGACGCGAGAATCTGGAAGCGATTGAATTTTTACGCAATACCAACCGTATTATCGGTGAGCAAGTTCCTGGCGCGGTAACGATGGCGGAGGAGTCTACTGACTTCCCTGGCGTTTCTCGTCCGCAGGATATCGGCGGCCTCGGCTTCTGGTACAAGTGGAACCTCGGCTGGATGCACGACACCCTGGACTACATGAAGCTCGACCCGGTTTATCGTCAATACCATCACGATAAACTCACCTTCGGGATGCTCTACAACTACACTGAAAACTTCGTCCTGCCGTTGTCGCACGACGAAGTGGTGCACGGCAAAAAATCGATTCTCGACAGAATGCCGGGCGATGCATGGCAGAAGTTTGCCAATCTGCGAGCCTACTATGCCTGGATGTGGGCGTTCCCAGGCAAAAAACTGCTGTTCATGGGCAATGAATTTGCTCAAGGGCGTGAGTGGAACCACGACGCCAGCCTTGACTGGCACCTGCTGGAAGGCGGCGACAACTGGCATCACGGCGTCCAGCGTCTGGTGCGCGATCTGAACCACACTTATCGCTATCACAAAGCATTGCACGAGCTGGATTTTGACGCGTATGGCTTTGAATGGCTGGTGGTGGATGACCATGAACGTTCGGTGCTGATTTTTGTTCGCCGTGATAAAGAGGGTAATGAAATTATCGTTGCCAGTAACTTTACGCCGGTGCCGCGCCATGATTATCGCTTTGGTATTAATCAGCCGGGTAAATGGCGTGAAATCCTCAATACGGATTCCATGCACTATCACGGTAGCAATACCGGTAATGGCGGCGCAGTACACAGTGATGAGATCGCCAGCCACGGTCGCCAGCATTCATTAAGCCTTACGCTACCGCCGCTGGCCACTATCTGGCTGGTTCGGGAGGGATAA
- the glgX gene encoding glycogen debranching protein GlgX, translated as MTQLAIGNPAPLGAHYDGQGVNFTLFSAHAERVELCVFDAQGIEHRYDLPGRSGDIWHGYLPDARPGLRYGYRVHGPWQPAMGHRFNPAKLLIDPCARQIVGEFKDNPLLHAGHSDPDYRDNAAIAPKCVVVVDHYDWEDDAPPRTSWGSTIIYEAHVKGLTYLHPEIPVEIRGTYKALGHPVMINYLKQLGITALELLPIAQFASEPRLQRMGLSNYWGYNPVALFALHPAYACSPDTALDEFRDAVKALHKAGIEVILDIVLNHSAELDLDGPLFSLRGIDNRSYYWIREDGDYHNWTGCGNTLNLSHPAVVEYASACLRYWVETCHVDGFRFDLATVMGRTPEFRQDAPLFTAIQNCPVLSQVKLIAEPWDIAPGGYQVGNFPPLFAEWNDHFRDAARRFWLHYNLSLGEFAGRFAASSDVFKRNGRLPSAAINLVTAHDGFTLRDCVCFNHKHNEANGEENRDGTNNNYSNNHGKEGLGGTLDLVERRRDSIHALLTTLLLSQGTPMLLAGDEHGHSQHGNNNAYCQDNQLTWLDWSQASSGLTAFTAALIHLRKRIPALAEDRWWEEGDGNVRWLNRYAQSLSSDEWQNGPKQLQILLSDRFLIAINATLEVTEIVLPAGEWRAIPPFAGEDNPVITAVWPGPAHGLCVFQR; from the coding sequence ATGACACAACTTGCCATTGGCAATCCCGCTCCTCTTGGCGCGCATTACGACGGCCAGGGCGTTAACTTCACGCTCTTCTCCGCTCATGCCGAACGGGTAGAGCTGTGTGTGTTTGACGCTCAGGGCATCGAACATCGGTATGATTTGCCAGGACGAAGTGGTGACATCTGGCACGGTTATCTGCCGGATGCGCGCCCGGGTTTGCGTTATGGTTACCGCGTTCATGGCCCATGGCAACCCGCCATGGGGCATCGCTTTAACCCGGCGAAGTTGTTGATTGATCCTTGCGCGCGGCAAATTGTCGGGGAATTTAAAGATAACCCGCTGCTGCACGCCGGGCATAGTGATCCTGACTATCGCGACAACGCTGCTATTGCGCCGAAATGCGTAGTGGTCGTGGATCACTATGACTGGGAAGATGATGCCCCGCCGCGCACGTCGTGGGGCAGTACCATCATTTATGAAGCCCATGTCAAAGGCTTAACCTACTTGCACCCGGAGATCCCGGTCGAGATCCGTGGAACCTATAAAGCCCTTGGGCATCCGGTGATGATCAACTATTTAAAACAGTTGGGCATTACCGCACTGGAACTGCTGCCGATCGCGCAATTTGCCAGTGAGCCGCGCTTGCAACGAATGGGGTTGAGTAACTACTGGGGTTACAACCCGGTGGCGCTGTTTGCACTGCATCCGGCGTATGCATGCTCGCCCGACACGGCGTTGGATGAGTTCCGCGATGCAGTCAAAGCCCTGCACAAAGCGGGCATTGAGGTCATTCTCGACATCGTTCTCAACCACAGTGCGGAACTGGATCTCGACGGCCCGTTATTCTCCCTGCGCGGGATCGATAACCGTAGCTATTATTGGATAAGAGAAGACGGCGATTATCACAACTGGACTGGTTGCGGCAATACGCTCAATTTGAGCCATCCAGCTGTGGTGGAGTACGCCAGCGCCTGTCTACGCTATTGGGTGGAAACTTGTCATGTTGATGGCTTCCGCTTCGATCTCGCTACAGTCATGGGGCGAACGCCGGAGTTTCGTCAGGATGCGCCTCTGTTTACGGCTATTCAGAATTGCCCGGTACTTTCGCAAGTGAAGCTGATTGCCGAACCGTGGGATATCGCGCCTGGCGGCTATCAGGTGGGGAATTTCCCGCCGTTGTTTGCCGAGTGGAACGATCATTTCCGCGATGCCGCCCGGCGCTTCTGGCTGCACTATAACCTGTCGCTGGGGGAGTTTGCCGGACGTTTTGCTGCTTCCAGCGATGTTTTTAAACGTAATGGCCGTCTGCCGAGTGCTGCGATTAATCTGGTCACAGCGCATGACGGTTTTACGCTTCGCGACTGCGTTTGTTTTAACCATAAACACAATGAAGCAAACGGAGAAGAAAATCGCGACGGAACCAACAACAATTACAGTAACAATCATGGTAAAGAAGGGTTAGGCGGTACTCTTGATCTGGTTGAACGGCGGCGCGACAGCATTCACGCCCTGTTAACAACGTTGTTGCTCTCCCAGGGTACGCCGATGTTACTGGCCGGTGACGAACACGGTCACAGCCAGCATGGCAATAACAATGCTTACTGTCAGGATAACCAACTAACGTGGTTGGACTGGTCGCAAGCAAGCAGTGGCTTAACCGCGTTTACCGCCGCGTTAATCCATCTGCGCAAGCGCATTCCTGCTTTGGCAGAGGATCGCTGGTGGGAAGAAGGCGACGGCAATGTCCGTTGGCTGAATCGATATGCTCAATCTTTAAGCTCGGATGAGTGGCAGAACGGGCCAAAGCAGCTGCAAATTTTGCTTTCGGATCGTTTCTTGATCGCAATAAACGCCACGCTTGAGGTAACAGAGATTGTTTTACCTGCTGGGGAGTGGCGTGCCATTCCCCCATTCGCTGGAGAGGATAACCCAGTGATTACGGCTGTCTGGCCGGGACCTGCACACGGACTGTGTGTGTTCCAGAGATGA
- the glgC gene encoding glucose-1-phosphate adenylyltransferase, which produces MISLEKNDHLMLARQLPLKSVALILAGGRGTRLKDLTNKRAKPAVHFGGKFRIIDFALSNCINSGIRRMGVITQYQSHTLVQHIQRGWSFFNEEMNEFVDLLPAQQRMKGENWYRGTADAVTQNLDIIRRYKAEYVVILAGDHIYKQDYSRMLIDHVEKGARCTVACMPVPIEEASAFGVMAVDGNDKIIEFVEKPANPPSMPNDPSKSLASMGIYVFDAEYLYELLEEDDRDENSSHDFGKDLIPKITEAGLAYAHPFPLSCVQSDPDAEPYWRDVGTLEAYWKANLDLASVVPELDMYDRNWPIRTYNESLPPAKFVQDRSGSHGMTLNSLVSGGCVISGSVVVQSVLFSRVRVNSFCNIDSAVLLPEVWVGRSCRLRRCVIDRACVIPEGMVIGEDAEEDARRFYRSEEGIVLVTREMLRKLGYKQER; this is translated from the coding sequence ATGATTAGTTTAGAGAAGAACGATCACTTAATGTTGGCGCGCCAGCTGCCATTGAAGTCTGTTGCCCTGATTCTGGCGGGGGGACGTGGTACTCGCCTGAAGGATTTAACCAATAAACGAGCAAAGCCTGCCGTACACTTCGGCGGCAAGTTCCGTATTATCGATTTTGCACTGTCCAACTGTATCAACTCCGGTATCCGTCGTATGGGCGTGATCACCCAGTACCAGTCTCACACTCTGGTACAGCATATTCAGCGCGGCTGGTCGTTCTTCAATGAAGAAATGAACGAGTTTGTCGATCTGCTGCCAGCGCAGCAGAGAATGAAAGGGGAGAACTGGTATCGCGGTACGGCAGATGCCGTTACCCAAAACCTCGACATTATCCGCCGTTATAAAGCGGAGTACGTAGTGATCCTGGCGGGTGACCATATCTACAAGCAAGACTACTCGCGTATGCTTATCGACCACGTCGAAAAAGGCGCACGTTGCACCGTTGCTTGTATGCCTGTACCGATTGAAGAAGCCTCTGCATTTGGCGTTATGGCGGTTGATGGAAACGATAAAATTATCGAATTTGTTGAAAAACCGGCTAACCCGCCGTCGATGCCAAACGATCCGAGCAAATCTTTAGCGAGTATGGGGATCTACGTCTTTGATGCAGAGTACCTGTATGAATTGCTGGAAGAAGACGATCGTGATGAAAACTCCAGCCACGACTTTGGTAAGGATTTGATTCCAAAAATTACCGAAGCAGGCCTCGCCTATGCGCATCCATTCCCGCTCTCTTGTGTACAGTCCGACCCGGACGCCGAGCCGTACTGGCGTGATGTTGGGACACTGGAGGCTTACTGGAAAGCGAACCTGGATCTGGCTTCTGTCGTGCCGGAACTGGATATGTACGATCGCAACTGGCCGATTCGCACCTACAATGAATCATTGCCGCCAGCGAAATTCGTTCAGGATCGCTCCGGTAGCCATGGGATGACCCTTAACTCACTGGTTTCCGGCGGTTGTGTGATCTCTGGTTCGGTGGTGGTGCAGTCCGTTCTGTTCTCACGCGTTCGCGTGAATTCATTCTGCAACATTGATTCCGCCGTATTGCTGCCGGAAGTATGGGTAGGTCGCTCGTGCCGTCTGCGTCGCTGCGTCATTGACCGCGCTTGTGTCATTCCGGAAGGAATGGTGATTGGTGAGGATGCAGAAGAGGATGCACGTCGTTTCTATCGTTCAGAAGAAGGCATTGTGCTGGTTACGCGCGAAATGCTACGGAAGTTAGGGTACAAACAGGAGCGATAA